Part of the Paroedura picta isolate Pp20150507F chromosome 3, Ppicta_v3.0, whole genome shotgun sequence genome is shown below.
ATCATGCAGATATTGAGTGGCAAATGCTGGTTTATTGGCAGATGCATTTATAGCTGGAACAGAGAGGCAGGAGGGCACCATGGCGCTCACTCAATTCGGATTGAGTGGACCTCGAAGTCTCCATCTATGGAGATGTAGTCTACGTAGTCCAGTTTCAGTTCACTGCTGAATTTTATCTCATCAGGAACGAACACTTTCACAACCTTGCCTTCAAACAAGAAAGTGATCTGAGAAGGAAAGATCACAGCATGATCAGAGAGCAGGCTTTTTTGGGAAATGCTTAgatatttcccacccacccaccccatgtgTGAAGGACATGGCCTCACTAGGACTGCCATTGACAGGAATCTGTGACCAGTCCTTGAGCACCCATACGTCTGGACTTTTTACAAAGAGTGCACATTTCTCCTCAGTGGGAAGCCACGGCAGTGGGTCCATCCCAGGATTCTGTGCAGGAAGGCCTCACCCTCCCCAGCATTTTACAACCAGCTGGCAATGTGATCAATTTTTACAAGTTTGCCACAGATCCGCAGGCTGACTTTTACTCAGTTGTGGACACactaaaggtaatggtaaaggtatcccctgtgcaagcaccaggtcatgtctgacccttggggtgacgccctctagcgttttcatggcagactcaatatggggtggtttgccagtgccttccccagtcattagctgggtactcattttaccgacctcagaaggatggaaggctgagtcaaccttgagccggctgctgggattgaactcccagcctcatgggcagacagcttcagacagcatttctgctgccttaccactctgcatcacaagaggctcttgtggacaCACTAGCTGGGAACTATATCCCCAgttcctctaggagctcattccaccagattggggccaggaccgaaaaggccctggccctagttgaggccaggcatacctccctgtGGCCGGGAACCGTAAGTCCCTGCCACCATCTTGAAACCTGTGTCCCCTGGAGACTgcggagggtggggtgggatctCTGCTGGTTATAATGCCATGAGTCCTCCAtgcaaaacattcattttctccacaggGACTGATTTTAGTCATCTCGAGATGAATTGTATTAgtgggaggttggcaatgctaaAGGCCCTCAAGGGGCTGGTCTCTTACTTGGCCTGGACTGCCTCAGAAGGCATGATAGTGAGCTCTTGGGCTTCCACATTAAGATTTATTATTACAAAATGGCCTCAGAATGAACTGGCAACCCAGAACCAGAAATTTCTCCTCAGAACTGGTTGAACTGAAACCAGTTCTTGTGAGCTTCTCATAAAAAGGCAGCTCCACACAGCAGCCACTGAGACCATGTCTTGTCAAGGTCACCTCCCCTCAGTTCTGGAGCCAACCCTTCCTGATTCTCCCTTGAATCTTTTCCGTCTTCCGCTCACCTCGGCTTCTTCTCCCTGCCGGAAGGGGAACTGAGAAATCAGCATCTCAGGACACCACTTTGAAGC
Proteins encoded:
- the LOC143834488 gene encoding 16 kDa beta-galactoside-binding lectin-like; amino-acid sequence: LQELSISNLKKVGCGDRIVVKGKVAPCARRFAVNLGQNPSNYVIHFNPRFDQDGGVIVCNSKIASKWCPEMLISQFPFRQGEEAEITFLFEGKVVKVFVPDEIKFSSELKLDYVDYISIDGDFEVHSIRIE